The following coding sequences lie in one Ignavibacteria bacterium genomic window:
- a CDS encoding AAA family ATPase, producing MNTTKPIQTLNDIEAVTELKSAHQKIKSEIGKIIVGQTEIVEHLLIALLARGHCLLVGVPGLAKTLLIKTLAEVLDLKFSRIQFTPDLMPSDITGTEIIEENTSGGKSFKFVKGPVFANIVLADEINRTPPKTQAALLESMQEHNVTAAGQTYHLDEPFFVLATQNPIEQEGTYPLPEAQLDRFMFNLWLDYPSAKEEQAIVKSTTSSVVPKLDKILSAKEIMFFQDLVRRVPVADNVIEFAVHLVTKTRPND from the coding sequence GTGAATACAACAAAACCCATACAAACATTGAACGATATCGAAGCAGTAACCGAACTTAAATCTGCGCATCAAAAAATAAAATCGGAAATCGGTAAAATAATTGTCGGACAAACGGAAATTGTCGAGCATTTACTAATCGCGCTACTTGCTCGCGGACATTGTTTGCTTGTCGGCGTTCCGGGACTTGCGAAAACATTGCTCATCAAAACACTTGCCGAAGTTCTCGACTTAAAATTTTCCCGGATTCAATTCACTCCTGATTTGATGCCGAGCGATATTACGGGAACAGAAATCATCGAAGAAAATACGAGCGGTGGAAAATCGTTTAAGTTTGTCAAAGGTCCTGTGTTTGCAAACATTGTACTCGCCGATGAAATCAATCGCACACCGCCGAAAACGCAAGCCGCACTTTTGGAATCAATGCAAGAGCACAATGTAACTGCGGCGGGACAAACATATCATCTCGACGAACCGTTTTTTGTTCTCGCAACACAAAATCCGATTGAACAGGAAGGAACCTATCCATTGCCCGAAGCGCAACTTGATAGATTTATGTTCAACTTGTGGCTCGATTATCCTTCGGCGAAAGAAGAACAAGCAATTGTAAAATCAACGACGAGTTCGGTTGTTCCAAAGTTAGATAAAATTTTATCGGCGAAAGAAATTATGTTCTTTCAGGATTTAGTTCGCCGCGTTCCTGTTGCCGATAACGTGATTGAGTTTGCAGTACATCTCGTTACAAAAACTCGTCCGAACGATT
- a CDS encoding parvulin peptidyl-prolyl isomerase, with protein MFKRSIFPVENKFINFFFLLLICGSNVLLTNAQHKSLERIIAVVDNEIILESELNAQVDFYMFNNRIDTVSLEIKKQILEGMITDKLILAQAIEESVNVSDDEVQQQLDAIVQQRASQAGGEKKLEELYGMSLARIKIEFRDEMRKQLLAQRLQQTKFGNEYISARDVEMFFSEYKDSLPIIPATVELAHIFNIPKPNSEVQRAAEQKAQRILDSLRLNGDFSSFAKQYSDDPGSASEGGDLGFVRRGQFVKEFEEAVFALSDSEFAPVVKTQFGFHVIQLLERRGESVHPRHILIRVGKSASDDTVAINFLQSLKDSVAAGKSFSELAKKYSEDDETSFKGGVMEEQPFAQLDDELKSVLDTLSVGSISPPLRAIAGTNSGFQIVYLKNKTLEHQANLRDDWKRIEKLALNYKRSNEYRKWIEELKKNIYWESRL; from the coding sequence ATGTTCAAACGTTCGATATTCCCGGTGGAAAATAAATTCATCAATTTCTTCTTCTTGCTTCTGATTTGCGGAAGCAATGTTTTGCTAACAAACGCGCAACACAAATCGTTGGAACGCATTATTGCCGTTGTAGATAACGAAATCATTCTCGAATCGGAACTGAATGCGCAGGTGGATTTTTATATGTTCAACAATCGCATAGACACGGTTTCCCTGGAAATAAAAAAACAAATCCTGGAAGGAATGATTACCGACAAATTAATACTTGCGCAAGCAATTGAAGAAAGCGTTAATGTTTCGGATGATGAAGTTCAGCAGCAACTCGATGCCATCGTTCAGCAACGAGCATCGCAAGCCGGCGGTGAAAAAAAACTGGAGGAACTGTACGGAATGTCGCTTGCGAGGATAAAAATTGAGTTTCGCGATGAAATGCGGAAACAACTTCTTGCACAGCGATTGCAACAAACAAAATTTGGGAACGAATATATTTCAGCGCGCGACGTTGAAATGTTCTTCAGCGAATACAAAGATAGTTTGCCCATTATTCCTGCCACCGTTGAATTGGCGCATATCTTTAATATACCGAAACCGAATTCAGAAGTTCAACGTGCGGCGGAACAAAAAGCGCAACGCATTTTAGATAGTCTTCGATTGAACGGAGATTTCTCTTCGTTTGCAAAACAGTATTCTGATGACCCGGGTTCTGCTTCCGAAGGTGGGGATTTGGGGTTTGTGCGCAGAGGCCAATTTGTAAAAGAATTTGAAGAAGCGGTGTTTGCGTTGAGCGATAGCGAGTTTGCGCCTGTGGTGAAAACGCAATTCGGATTTCATGTGATTCAATTGCTCGAACGAAGAGGAGAATCCGTTCATCCGCGGCATATTCTTATTCGCGTCGGAAAAAGCGCAAGCGACGATACTGTAGCAATAAATTTTTTACAATCATTGAAGGATTCTGTTGCTGCAGGAAAAAGTTTTTCTGAACTCGCAAAAAAATATTCCGAAGACGACGAAACATCGTTCAAGGGTGGAGTAATGGAAGAACAACCGTTTGCACAACTTGATGACGAACTGAAATCCGTTCTCGATACTTTGTCTGTCGGAAGTATTTCGCCGCCGCTCAGAGCAATAGCAGGAACAAACAGCGGTTTTCAAATTGTCTATCTAAAAAATAAAACACTTGAACACCAAGCGAATTTGCGTGACGATTGGAAACGCATCGAGAAACTTGCGTTGAACTACAAACGTTCGAACGAATATCGCAAGTGGATTGAAGAACTGAAAAAAAATATTTACTGGGAATCGAGACTTTAG
- a CDS encoding peptidyl-prolyl cis-trans isomerase, protein MNLVRMMLGISACVLIGCSRKQPPAEYVAKIDGEMLIQKQIETLHPEYERRSYINAWVNETLLFLEAQKNGLGDDERIREQLQAFRRQLLIQRLLENEVYLPNDTAMNEDTLRSYFNTHRKEFLAAVDQVILSGIVFRLRDEANKFRNKILRGNAWETQIEISKNRNTEIVQIFEKSFFTKQTIPSQEMWNVVLSLRSGAISFPIATGQTFAIVRVDAMQRKGEVSPFNFVRDEIRQRLVIAMRKQRYEEFLHQLKNKYSVDVQTFDIPGGK, encoded by the coding sequence TTGAACCTTGTAAGAATGATGCTCGGAATATCGGCATGCGTACTCATTGGATGTTCCCGCAAGCAGCCGCCAGCAGAATACGTTGCAAAAATTGACGGCGAAATGTTAATACAAAAACAAATAGAAACATTACACCCCGAATACGAACGTCGCTCGTATATCAATGCGTGGGTGAACGAAACGCTTCTGTTTCTCGAAGCGCAGAAAAACGGCTTAGGCGACGATGAGCGAATCCGCGAACAACTGCAAGCGTTTCGACGACAACTGCTTATTCAACGATTGCTGGAAAACGAAGTCTATCTTCCGAATGATACAGCAATGAACGAAGATACACTGCGGTCGTATTTCAATACGCATCGCAAAGAATTTCTTGCTGCCGTTGACCAAGTGATACTGAGCGGAATCGTGTTTCGGTTGCGCGACGAAGCAAATAAATTTCGCAATAAAATTTTACGCGGCAATGCTTGGGAAACGCAAATAGAAATTTCAAAAAACAGAAACACAGAAATTGTGCAGATTTTTGAGAAAAGTTTTTTTACAAAACAAACGATTCCTTCGCAGGAAATGTGGAACGTTGTACTATCGTTACGCTCGGGAGCAATTTCTTTTCCTATTGCAACTGGACAAACATTTGCCATCGTTCGTGTTGATGCAATGCAGCGCAAAGGAGAAGTATCGCCGTTCAATTTTGTGCGCGACGAAATTCGCCAGCGATTAGTCATTGCCATGCGAAAACAACGCTACGAAGAATTTCTTCATCAATTAAAAAATAAATATTCTGTTGATGTTCAAACGTTCGATATTCCCGGTGGAAAATAA
- a CDS encoding T9SS type A sorting domain-containing protein, giving the protein MCRIIFFLFCFFFAIVYPSRLLSQLQQNNIIINEWYLNPALAEGKEYVELIVVKDHADLRGVRLSDVSVKGGSGALAEGHLTFPQLSFLADIPQWTIIVCVLEAPVVNTNIFTQDTDVSDGRLTLFSKALDGGILDTIGRMDLSTAENIVLLANGSDTAKTIDYVATGNNNSLANFPDATWISNLSTGIGTRVTYFTNSAGNGLVNDNAFVGWNANITATLKTPGYSNPGQILPVVNFPPSITELWRGPFVPFSNNVDTIYCRATDNGGIASATINYTINGGSSYFEDMTLVSGNNHDGVYRGIIPAIAHSNGNRIDYFVRIVDNNPSPLYIDSDNFGYFAGISPMSTEGIKQHNGIGELKYQGYAARVRGTATVNSSTFSLSEFDVFLEDSVGGINIFFPEPLTQIAEGNAYTIVGTLSTKNGRALLTSPNLLVTQSVSPTTILPYVLTIGEYLANPEFYESTLLRFQSCQKTNGAWPSSGNDAQLTITDGTGNITLYLDGNTNVGNYSEPDYPVNFSGIAYQNDDTSPYFDNYGILLRGISDVSVGEVNTPPVIESVSRTIGVPTMGQTNTVTAEITDNSEVSLAYLVYIINNIQRDSVQMFEIAKEIVAGKKKTTLSGTLPGTINQNGNRVRILVHAKDDGVPPLSGFSEEQKYIAGVTAISPTRLKSTDNEGNLLYEGYTVRVRGVATVGDSVFSFSDVDIYVQDDSGGINIHNEGGIGVVDFNKGKGYEITGTLTHFQGTARLTTPFFSADTANINKIITPKTLLLSQWYETPELYEGMLITIQQCMYIDGNWPFDPIDVDIYLTTPEFFPLSCFLDGDADFYSFEQPTWPVDLTGIAIQRDAEFPFNENYWIQPRQMTDLIEVVPNTPPEPFDIIEPEDNTQFTFNDGSDEFQMSWVAANDPENNTVRYKIVFATDSLFMHRIDTMIAPRGGLDTLAILTGIKAQVIINKLQSQKVSTVFWKVYANDGTFSTPSNQMFRLKLQVNNSFPSTFNLNAPLDGTPFPITDSGGVPAITFMWENAYDLDESDGVLYYLLLSETPAFNDFSVYMPLLTNGDSTSNNNFLTVPSINLYNKYLASGRDSVRLYWIARVMDDNYFYAHTTASADTFQILIHTIPVGWNNQNDVIINEFIFNPTLAEGKEFIELLVAKDGVSDLRGYRLSDVDSKGGNGENAEGHLDFPNEDYLFNLPFSTRIVCVLSTPVDNPNILTQDLDPSDSVLVLFSKAIPGGVLDTIGNLNIEKHDNIELLRGTLSDAATIDFIAAGNNSTQGNFPDALWDSNFDTLSSGKVTYFTNSQNVGLLNDYPDIGWKLNQPTNKKSPGLLNPTQVCGTIGDTPPLLVSHNRIPFIPQHFSQDTILFTFADNIAIDTAILYVSINDGGYEPYDFVRVNSDSIVELWAGVIRKQVNLSGTKIDYYAEAVDNNGLLFSTQKYGYFPGVHQLDYETIRAVDTNGIALHLNYAVRVQGTATVSDHTFALNRLDAYVQDASGGINLFVPQSQGGDTIHITEGLPYTIEGTLIQFRGKLELSTPGFRAIQEGTPIPIAPQHLTIADWLEQPEFYEGSLVRFSNVFKDSGTWPLPGSFATIAINDSTAGGVMFIDNDTDLDNVPEPQYPITVTGIASQYATTTPPYIFGYQVVPRRRADIISAGAPTGFDLLLPADSSRIQFLKANDSIRFLWNESTDPNNDTLRYKIIFASDNDFTMILDTSVSRQKGLSASYQLYGSKAASLLRKIGTLSNPPDSAQIFWKAIVSDGGNVISSNQERTVNLIVQNKPPKPFTLMLPANNAREVMDTSQLQMKWKKAIDNDATDTVFYYILFCENKGFTDTTTYSPNISGNIITYLKDTSYTMQRLKLRQKYLLSRDSVLVYWIVRAQDIFGVGHLVVSDTFRLMLKRTSTGIEPIVSSVPKEFYLAQNYPNPFNPTTEMEFGLPKESFVSLKIYNVLGKEVATLVSEILAAGRFRIEWNANDFPSGMYFYRFSAESSNGITFVKTRKLVFVK; this is encoded by the coding sequence ATGTGCCGAATCATTTTTTTCTTGTTCTGTTTCTTTTTTGCAATTGTGTATCCTTCACGATTGCTTTCTCAACTCCAACAAAATAATATTATCATCAACGAATGGTATCTCAATCCTGCTCTTGCCGAAGGAAAAGAATACGTTGAACTCATCGTTGTAAAAGACCACGCCGATTTGCGCGGAGTTCGTCTTTCCGACGTTTCGGTGAAAGGTGGTTCCGGCGCGCTTGCTGAAGGTCATCTCACATTTCCTCAATTAAGTTTTCTCGCTGATATTCCTCAATGGACAATTATCGTTTGTGTTCTTGAAGCACCCGTAGTTAATACGAATATCTTTACGCAAGATACTGATGTGAGTGATGGCCGACTTACGCTCTTTTCGAAAGCGCTTGATGGAGGAATACTTGATACGATAGGGAGAATGGACCTTTCTACTGCGGAAAATATCGTACTCCTTGCGAACGGAAGTGATACGGCGAAAACAATTGATTATGTTGCAACTGGAAATAATAATTCTCTGGCAAATTTTCCCGACGCGACGTGGATATCAAATTTATCTACGGGCATAGGAACGAGAGTTACGTATTTTACAAATAGTGCCGGCAACGGATTGGTGAATGATAATGCGTTTGTTGGATGGAATGCTAATATTACTGCAACATTGAAAACGCCGGGATATTCAAATCCGGGTCAAATATTACCAGTGGTCAATTTTCCGCCGTCAATAACAGAACTTTGGCGAGGTCCGTTTGTTCCTTTTTCCAACAATGTTGATACAATCTATTGCCGCGCAACGGACAATGGAGGAATAGCAAGTGCGACGATAAATTATACTATCAACGGCGGTTCTTCGTACTTTGAAGATATGACATTGGTAAGCGGAAATAATCACGATGGAGTTTATCGGGGAATCATTCCGGCGATTGCTCATAGCAACGGCAATCGCATTGATTATTTTGTGCGCATTGTTGATAATAATCCTTCGCCGTTGTATATAGATAGCGATAACTTCGGGTACTTTGCGGGAATTTCTCCGATGAGTACCGAAGGAATAAAGCAACATAACGGAATCGGAGAATTGAAATATCAGGGATATGCAGCGCGTGTGAGAGGAACTGCTACGGTAAATTCTTCAACGTTTTCTTTAAGCGAATTCGATGTATTTCTTGAGGATTCCGTTGGTGGAATAAATATCTTTTTTCCCGAACCACTGACGCAAATTGCCGAAGGAAACGCATATACGATTGTTGGAACATTATCAACAAAAAATGGACGCGCACTACTTACGTCGCCGAATCTTTTGGTTACGCAAAGTGTTTCACCTACAACGATACTACCGTATGTTCTTACGATTGGAGAATACTTGGCGAATCCGGAATTTTATGAATCTACTCTTCTTCGGTTTCAGTCGTGCCAAAAAACGAACGGAGCATGGCCTTCATCAGGAAACGATGCGCAACTTACTATTACTGATGGAACAGGGAACATAACATTGTATTTGGATGGAAATACAAACGTTGGAAATTATTCTGAGCCGGATTATCCCGTGAACTTTTCCGGTATTGCTTATCAAAACGATGATACGAGTCCATATTTTGACAATTACGGAATACTGCTGCGGGGTATTTCCGATGTTTCTGTTGGAGAAGTGAATACGCCTCCTGTAATTGAATCAGTTTCGCGAACTATTGGCGTGCCGACGATGGGACAAACAAATACGGTAACAGCAGAAATTACTGATAACAGCGAAGTCAGTTTGGCATATTTGGTTTACATCATCAATAATATTCAGCGCGATTCTGTACAAATGTTTGAAATCGCAAAAGAAATAGTTGCAGGGAAAAAGAAAACGACGTTGAGCGGAACACTTCCCGGAACCATCAATCAAAACGGAAATCGCGTTCGCATACTTGTACATGCAAAAGATGATGGCGTTCCTCCGTTAAGCGGATTTAGCGAAGAACAAAAATATATTGCGGGGGTAACGGCAATTTCTCCAACGCGATTGAAAAGCACTGATAACGAAGGAAACTTACTCTATGAAGGATACACCGTACGCGTGCGTGGAGTTGCAACTGTCGGCGATTCCGTGTTTTCGTTTTCCGATGTGGATATTTATGTACAAGATGATTCCGGAGGAATAAATATTCACAACGAAGGCGGAATCGGTGTTGTTGATTTTAATAAAGGGAAAGGGTATGAAATTACTGGAACTCTTACGCATTTTCAAGGAACTGCGCGACTTACAACTCCATTCTTTTCTGCAGATACAGCAAATATCAATAAAATAATTACGCCCAAAACATTACTACTTTCACAATGGTATGAAACACCGGAACTCTACGAAGGAATGCTCATTACTATTCAGCAATGTATGTATATTGATGGAAATTGGCCATTTGACCCGATAGATGTTGATATATATTTGACGACGCCCGAATTTTTTCCCTTATCGTGTTTCCTCGATGGCGATGCGGATTTTTATTCGTTTGAGCAACCAACATGGCCTGTGGATTTAACTGGAATTGCAATTCAACGCGATGCCGAATTTCCGTTTAACGAAAATTATTGGATACAACCGCGGCAAATGACTGATTTAATCGAAGTAGTTCCGAATACTCCTCCGGAACCGTTTGACATTATTGAGCCGGAAGATAATACACAATTCACTTTTAATGATGGTTCGGATGAGTTTCAAATGTCATGGGTTGCAGCAAATGATCCGGAAAACAATACGGTTCGCTACAAAATAGTTTTTGCGACAGATTCTTTATTTATGCATAGAATTGATACGATGATTGCACCACGAGGCGGCTTAGATACGTTGGCAATTTTAACGGGAATAAAAGCGCAAGTGATAATAAATAAGTTACAGTCGCAAAAAGTTTCAACTGTATTTTGGAAAGTATATGCTAATGATGGAACGTTTTCAACCCCGAGTAATCAAATGTTTCGTCTGAAACTTCAGGTTAATAATTCCTTTCCTTCAACATTTAATTTAAACGCTCCGCTGGATGGAACACCGTTTCCGATAACGGATTCCGGAGGAGTGCCGGCTATAACATTTATGTGGGAAAATGCATATGACCTGGATGAATCTGATGGGGTGCTGTATTATTTACTTTTATCCGAAACTCCTGCGTTCAACGATTTTTCAGTGTATATGCCGTTATTGACAAATGGTGATTCGACATCGAATAATAATTTTCTCACGGTTCCAAGCATAAATTTATATAACAAATATCTTGCTTCGGGGCGAGATTCCGTTCGGCTTTATTGGATTGCACGAGTGATGGATGATAATTATTTTTATGCGCACACGACAGCAAGCGCAGATACATTTCAGATCTTGATACATACAATTCCTGTCGGATGGAACAATCAAAACGACGTCATCATCAATGAATTTATTTTCAATCCAACTCTTGCAGAAGGAAAAGAATTTATTGAATTACTTGTTGCAAAAGATGGCGTTTCGGACTTACGCGGTTATCGGTTATCGGATGTGGATTCAAAAGGAGGAAACGGAGAAAATGCAGAAGGTCACCTTGATTTTCCCAATGAAGATTATTTATTCAATTTACCGTTCAGCACTCGTATTGTTTGCGTTTTATCAACTCCTGTTGATAATCCTAATATACTCACGCAGGATTTAGACCCAAGCGATAGCGTTCTTGTACTTTTCAGTAAAGCAATTCCCGGGGGAGTGCTTGATACGATAGGGAATTTGAATATAGAAAAACACGACAATATTGAATTGCTTCGCGGAACGTTATCTGATGCGGCAACCATTGATTTTATCGCCGCAGGAAATAATTCAACACAAGGAAATTTCCCAGATGCGTTGTGGGATAGTAATTTCGATACGCTATCAAGCGGAAAAGTAACGTATTTCACCAATTCACAAAACGTTGGCTTGTTGAACGATTATCCCGATATCGGATGGAAATTGAATCAACCGACGAATAAAAAATCTCCCGGATTACTTAATCCAACACAAGTATGCGGAACCATCGGCGACACTCCTCCCTTGTTGGTATCGCACAATCGTATTCCGTTTATTCCTCAGCATTTTTCGCAAGATACAATTTTGTTCACGTTTGCAGATAATATTGCAATTGACACAGCGATACTGTATGTTTCTATCAACGACGGAGGATACGAACCATACGATTTTGTACGTGTCAATTCCGACTCGATTGTAGAACTATGGGCAGGAGTTATTCGAAAACAAGTAAATCTTTCAGGAACAAAAATTGACTATTATGCAGAAGCGGTTGATAACAATGGACTTCTCTTCTCTACTCAAAAATATGGATACTTTCCCGGAGTTCATCAACTGGATTACGAAACAATTCGCGCGGTAGATACAAACGGTATTGCGTTGCATCTTAATTATGCTGTTCGCGTCCAGGGAACGGCAACAGTAAGCGACCACACATTTGCTTTAAATCGTCTTGATGCGTATGTTCAGGATGCTTCCGGAGGAATAAATCTTTTCGTTCCGCAAAGTCAAGGCGGCGATACGATTCACATAACAGAGGGATTGCCATATACCATTGAGGGAACGCTCATTCAGTTTCGCGGGAAATTAGAATTATCAACTCCAGGATTTCGAGCGATTCAGGAGGGTACACCCATCCCGATTGCTCCACAACATTTGACAATTGCAGATTGGCTCGAACAACCGGAATTTTATGAAGGTAGTCTTGTGCGTTTTAGCAATGTTTTTAAGGACAGCGGAACGTGGCCTCTTCCCGGAAGTTTTGCAACGATTGCCATCAACGATTCAACAGCAGGCGGAGTGATGTTTATTGATAACGATACAGATTTGGATAATGTACCTGAGCCGCAATATCCGATTACCGTAACGGGAATTGCAAGTCAATATGCAACTACAACACCACCCTACATATTTGGTTATCAAGTTGTTCCGCGACGACGCGCGGATATTATTTCTGCTGGAGCGCCAACTGGTTTTGATTTACTTCTTCCCGCCGACAGTTCACGAATTCAATTTCTGAAAGCGAACGACTCCATTCGTTTCCTTTGGAACGAATCTACTGACCCGAACAATGATACATTACGGTACAAAATTATTTTTGCATCCGATAATGACTTTACAATGATACTTGATACTTCCGTTTCTCGGCAAAAAGGGTTATCAGCTTCCTATCAATTATACGGTTCGAAAGCCGCTTCGTTGTTACGAAAGATCGGAACGCTATCCAATCCTCCTGATTCTGCGCAAATTTTTTGGAAAGCAATTGTCAGCGACGGAGGAAATGTCATTTCAAGCAATCAAGAAAGAACGGTCAATCTTATTGTGCAAAATAAACCGCCGAAGCCGTTCACCTTAATGCTTCCTGCAAACAATGCTCGTGAGGTAATGGATACTTCACAGTTGCAAATGAAATGGAAAAAAGCAATTGATAACGATGCAACGGATACCGTTTTCTATTACATTCTTTTCTGCGAAAACAAAGGTTTTACCGATACAACAACGTATTCACCGAATATTTCAGGAAATATCATTACGTATCTCAAAGACACATCGTACACGATGCAACGATTAAAACTTCGACAGAAATATCTCCTCTCGCGCGATTCTGTTTTGGTGTATTGGATTGTGCGGGCGCAAGATATTTTCGGCGTTGGTCATCTTGTTGTAAGCGATACATTCCGATTGATGTTGAAGCGCACTTCAACAGGAATTGAACCGATTGTTTCATCCGTTCCCAAGGAATTTTATCTTGCTCAAAATTATCCGAATCCGTTTAATCCAACAACGGAAATGGAATTCGGTTTACCGAAGGAAAGTTTTGTCTCGCTGAAAATTTACAATGTATTGGGAAAGGAAGTGGCAACACTTGTTTCGGAAATTCTTGCAGCGGGAAGATTCCGAATCGAATGGAACGCAAATGATTTTCCCAGCGGAATGTATTTTTATCGTTTTTCGGCGGAGAGTTCGAACGGAATTACCTTTGTGAAAACGAGGAAGTTGGTTTTCGTAAAATAG
- a CDS encoding DUF2851 family protein, with the protein MKKYLYRIPESFLRTLWEEQFFLQFELVTTDGRSVCVLDSGKPNSDSGPDFLGASVIIGGVTFRGDVEFHNDVAAWKRHRHHTDKRYNATILHVVVFGDEEVFPTRSAANRAIPLVSLSRVLPFIAEQFENRRNVKKNSTLLCAEKNLALESPLIESWLTKLALQRMEMKIRRFSERMKFLAEEKIRKRTSQIHEPLNQFGIIVDEELPEEIPREQSFISLKDFRKKALWEQVLYEGIFETLGYSKNKKPFLQLAQGVPLEMIREFLEDAASSRNETECVRCIEAVCVYISGLLPSDSAEQNEVRYIAQCRTIGTTISEKFRFQKLSALDWQFFRLHPENFPTIRIAGGSRIVARLLKFDVLRVLISFCKDTMKNSNEKLRQLESLFIVSADGFWKTQYRFGSASGVPLKTFVGKERARDIVLNVVFPLCLLYARTFKDVALRKEVLALYSLLSHSADNAITKKIRQQLVYEKFPFRTAMYQQGAIQLYNYFCADAKCNECEIGKRVF; encoded by the coding sequence ATGAAAAAATATTTGTATCGTATTCCTGAATCGTTTCTTCGCACATTGTGGGAAGAACAATTCTTTCTGCAATTCGAACTTGTTACAACCGACGGGAGAAGTGTTTGCGTTCTCGATTCGGGGAAACCAAACAGCGATAGCGGTCCAGATTTTCTCGGCGCTTCTGTTATCATTGGTGGCGTTACGTTTCGTGGCGATGTGGAATTTCATAACGATGTTGCGGCGTGGAAACGACATCGTCATCATACGGACAAACGGTACAACGCCACTATTTTGCACGTTGTTGTGTTTGGGGACGAAGAAGTTTTTCCTACGCGTTCGGCGGCGAATCGCGCAATTCCGTTGGTTTCTCTTTCGCGCGTTCTTCCGTTTATTGCGGAACAGTTCGAGAATCGGCGCAACGTTAAAAAAAATTCGACACTTCTGTGTGCTGAAAAAAATCTTGCTCTGGAATCGCCATTGATAGAATCGTGGCTTACAAAACTTGCGTTGCAGCGAATGGAGATGAAGATTCGCCGATTTTCCGAACGAATGAAATTTCTTGCGGAAGAAAAAATCAGGAAACGAACTTCTCAAATACATGAACCCTTGAATCAATTCGGGATTATTGTAGACGAAGAATTGCCGGAAGAAATTCCGCGAGAGCAGTCGTTCATATCCTTAAAAGATTTTCGTAAGAAAGCATTGTGGGAGCAAGTATTGTACGAAGGAATATTTGAAACGCTCGGATATTCTAAAAACAAGAAACCATTTTTACAACTTGCGCAAGGCGTACCGTTGGAAATGATAAGAGAATTTTTGGAGGATGCCGCTTCGTCAAGAAATGAAACAGAATGTGTTCGATGCATCGAAGCGGTTTGCGTTTATATTTCCGGTCTTCTCCCTTCGGATTCCGCAGAACAAAATGAAGTCCGTTACATTGCCCAATGCAGAACCATTGGAACAACTATTTCGGAAAAATTCCGTTTTCAAAAATTATCTGCACTCGATTGGCAATTTTTTCGATTACATCCGGAGAATTTTCCAACAATAAGAATTGCGGGAGGAAGCAGAATAGTTGCACGATTGCTGAAGTTTGACGTATTAAGAGTTCTCATTTCGTTTTGCAAGGATACAATGAAAAACAGTAACGAAAAATTACGACAATTGGAGTCTTTGTTTATCGTGTCGGCGGATGGTTTTTGGAAAACACAGTATCGTTTTGGAAGCGCATCCGGAGTGCCATTAAAAACATTCGTGGGAAAAGAGCGCGCTCGTGATATTGTTCTGAATGTTGTGTTTCCGCTGTGTTTGTTGTACGCAAGAACCTTTAAGGATGTTGCGTTGCGTAAAGAAGTTCTTGCGTTGTATTCGTTGTTGTCTCATTCTGCGGATAATGCCATAACGAAGAAAATTCGGCAACAACTTGTTTATGAAAAATTTCCGTTCCGAACTGCGATGTATCAACAAGGGGCGATTCAGTTGTATAATTATTTTTGCGCCGATGCGAAATGCAACGAGTGCGAAATCGGGAAGCGCGTATTCTAA